From the genome of Cellvibrio japonicus Ueda107, one region includes:
- the gdhA gene encoding NADP-specific glutamate dehydrogenase yields the protein MSYKNMSDVNARLEAIYNQVVQRNQGELEFHQAVKEVIETLGPVLQKHPEYAEQKVIERICEPERQIIFRVPWTDDKGEVHINRGFRVQFNSALGPYKGGIRFHPSVTLGTIKFLGFEQIFKNALTGMPIGGGKGGSDFDPKGKSDAEVMRFTQSFVTELWRHIGEYTDVPAGDIGVGAREIGYMFGQFKRLTNRYESGVLTGKSPTWGGALVRKEATGYGAVFFLEEMLKVRGIALEGKTAIVSGSGNVAIYAIEKLQQYGAKVIACSDSNGFIHDPNGISLAIVKQLKEVERKRISEYVNLRSGATYVANGNIWDLACDVALPCATQNELNEASARSLISNGLIAVSEGANMPSTPAAIRVFQDAGIAYGLGKAANAGGVATSALEMQQNASRDSWNFEFSEQRLKTIMQNIHQDCFNTAEEYGHKGNYVLGANIVGLRRVAEAMLAFGVI from the coding sequence ATGAGTTATAAAAACATGAGTGATGTGAATGCAAGATTGGAAGCTATCTACAATCAAGTCGTACAAAGAAATCAGGGCGAACTGGAATTTCACCAGGCAGTAAAGGAAGTGATTGAAACGCTTGGCCCTGTATTACAGAAACATCCTGAATATGCAGAACAAAAAGTTATTGAGCGCATTTGTGAGCCTGAACGCCAAATTATTTTCCGGGTACCCTGGACCGATGACAAAGGTGAAGTCCATATTAATCGCGGCTTTCGTGTGCAATTCAATAGCGCGCTTGGTCCCTACAAAGGCGGTATTCGGTTCCATCCCTCGGTGACGTTGGGCACGATTAAATTTCTGGGCTTTGAGCAAATCTTCAAAAATGCACTTACCGGTATGCCGATTGGCGGCGGGAAAGGCGGCTCGGACTTTGATCCCAAAGGTAAATCAGATGCAGAGGTGATGCGCTTTACACAGAGCTTTGTCACTGAGTTATGGCGTCATATCGGCGAATATACGGATGTTCCCGCCGGTGATATAGGTGTAGGTGCGCGCGAAATCGGTTATATGTTTGGTCAATTCAAACGCTTAACTAACCGCTATGAATCCGGCGTATTAACCGGTAAAAGCCCTACCTGGGGGGGCGCATTGGTTCGCAAAGAAGCGACAGGTTATGGTGCCGTTTTCTTTCTTGAAGAAATGCTGAAAGTGCGCGGTATTGCACTGGAAGGGAAAACCGCAATTGTTTCCGGTTCTGGTAACGTAGCCATCTATGCGATTGAAAAACTGCAGCAATATGGTGCCAAGGTTATTGCCTGTTCGGATTCCAATGGTTTTATTCACGATCCCAATGGTATTAGCCTTGCGATTGTTAAGCAGCTGAAGGAGGTTGAACGCAAGCGTATCAGCGAGTATGTCAATCTTCGCTCGGGTGCCACCTATGTTGCTAATGGCAATATCTGGGATCTTGCCTGTGATGTGGCATTACCCTGTGCAACCCAAAACGAATTGAATGAAGCCTCCGCGCGAAGCTTGATCAGCAACGGACTGATTGCGGTGAGTGAGGGCGCCAATATGCCTTCTACGCCAGCGGCTATTCGTGTATTCCAGGATGCTGGTATTGCCTATGGGCTTGGCAAAGCGGCAAATGCTGGTGGTGTGGCTACATCTGCATTGGAAATGCAACAAAATGCCAGTCGCGACTCCTGGAATTTTGAGTTTTCCGAGCAGCGGTTAAAAACTATCATGCAAAATATCCATCAGGATTGTTTTAACACGGCAGAAGAATATGGGCATAAAGGCAATTATGTATTGGGTGCCAATATTGTAGGCCTGCGCCGTGTGGCAGAAGCTATGTTGGCATTTGGTGTTATTTAA
- a CDS encoding cold-shock protein, producing the protein MKTTVKCWFADKGYGFLNNGGEFSKDIMVHVSELKNCEYLKPGRTVEFDCDFNQKGLIAKNVHLVYEEQSQPSHTRFDNKQPTSRFDNKQYFSQPSTWNSYRQMNR; encoded by the coding sequence TTGAAAACTACAGTTAAATGCTGGTTTGCCGATAAGGGTTATGGCTTTCTTAATAACGGCGGTGAGTTTTCCAAGGATATTATGGTTCACGTTTCTGAGTTAAAAAATTGCGAGTATTTAAAGCCTGGCAGAACCGTTGAGTTCGATTGTGATTTTAACCAAAAAGGGTTGATTGCAAAAAATGTCCATCTGGTTTACGAAGAGCAATCCCAGCCTTCCCACACCCGGTTTGATAACAAACAACCGACATCCCGATTCGACAACAAGCAATATTTTTCACAGCCATCCACGTGGAACTCTTATCGTCAAATGAATCGATAA
- the rlmKL gene encoding bifunctional 23S rRNA (guanine(2069)-N(7))-methyltransferase RlmK/23S rRNA (guanine(2445)-N(2))-methyltransferase RlmL: MIHQYFAACPKGLEGLLLQELQALGATDTRETIAGVYFNGDLNLAYRTCLWSRLANKILLPLANFEVNSQEDLYEGVRMLPWQDHLSPSGSLLVDFVGTNDAIRNTQFGALKVKDAIVDCLRDFSGVRPNIAKRDPDLLVNARLSKNKLVLSIDLSGESLHRRGYRLKQGSAPLKENLAAGILIRAGWPEVAAQGGALLDPMCGSGTFLVEAALMAADIAPGLGRASFGFERWLNHRNDLWLTLREEAHHRRKLGLAKVNLPEIRGYDADVRVVRAAEENIISAELDHWLRVSRKELAEFKKPTHRAMDYGLVLSNPPYGERLGEIESLKLLYAHLGERLRNEFPGWRAGVFTGNPELGKQMGLRADKKYKFFNGTIASELLMFSINTDVFVQSRVEQDGRFSKDEVERDAAEQKVKAAAKEEQAAALSNGAQMLVNRLQKNRKQLEKWARKNEVSCYRLYDADMPEYAAAIDLYLGQTPPNRAPQLYAHVQEYAAPKSVDEARAAQRFADIEAAVPYALDIPVSHISYKQRRRNKGSSQYEKLNERPTGDLFSVQEGQAKLHINLWQYLDTGLFLDHRPVRHMIANMARDKRFLNLFCYTATASVHAAMGGARYTVSVDMSNTYLNWARKNFALNGLSEARNRLEQADCLKWLENNDQQFDLILLDPPSFSNSKRMEDILDIQRDHVEMIHNAMRSLSEEGTLIFSNNLRNFKLDLEALGAYNIEDISARTIDEDFKRNPKIHQCWLIRH, encoded by the coding sequence ATGATTCATCAATATTTTGCTGCCTGCCCCAAAGGGCTCGAAGGCCTGCTGCTCCAGGAACTACAAGCCCTGGGAGCCACGGATACCCGTGAAACTATTGCGGGTGTTTATTTCAATGGAGACTTGAACCTGGCGTATCGCACCTGCCTTTGGTCGCGTTTAGCCAACAAGATTCTGCTGCCCCTTGCCAATTTTGAGGTCAATAGCCAGGAAGACCTGTATGAAGGGGTGCGGATGTTACCCTGGCAAGACCACCTGAGCCCCAGCGGCAGCCTGCTGGTGGATTTTGTCGGTACCAATGACGCCATTCGCAACACCCAGTTTGGCGCCCTCAAGGTAAAAGACGCGATCGTGGATTGCCTGCGCGATTTTAGCGGGGTACGCCCCAATATCGCCAAGCGCGATCCCGATTTGCTGGTCAATGCACGCCTGAGTAAAAACAAGCTGGTGCTGAGCATTGACCTTTCCGGTGAAAGCCTGCATCGCCGCGGGTATCGCTTGAAACAGGGCAGTGCGCCGCTCAAGGAAAACCTGGCTGCTGGGATACTGATCCGCGCCGGTTGGCCTGAGGTTGCTGCCCAGGGCGGCGCATTACTCGATCCCATGTGTGGATCTGGCACCTTCCTGGTGGAGGCGGCACTTATGGCGGCTGATATAGCGCCAGGCTTGGGGCGTGCCAGCTTTGGCTTTGAGCGCTGGCTTAACCATCGCAATGACCTGTGGCTGACGCTGCGGGAAGAGGCCCATCATCGCCGTAAGCTGGGTTTGGCGAAGGTGAACCTGCCGGAGATTCGCGGATACGATGCCGATGTGCGTGTAGTGCGTGCGGCAGAAGAAAATATTATTAGTGCCGAGTTGGACCACTGGCTGCGGGTGAGCCGTAAAGAGTTGGCGGAATTTAAAAAGCCCACACACCGTGCCATGGATTATGGTTTGGTACTCAGTAACCCGCCTTATGGTGAACGTTTGGGGGAAATTGAATCCCTGAAATTGCTTTACGCCCATTTGGGCGAGCGATTGCGCAATGAGTTTCCGGGATGGCGCGCCGGTGTATTTACGGGCAATCCGGAACTGGGCAAGCAAATGGGCTTGCGCGCCGATAAAAAATACAAATTTTTTAATGGCACTATCGCCAGTGAATTATTGATGTTCAGTATTAATACTGACGTGTTTGTGCAGAGTCGGGTAGAGCAGGATGGACGTTTTAGTAAAGATGAAGTAGAGCGCGATGCCGCTGAGCAAAAAGTAAAAGCAGCGGCTAAAGAAGAGCAAGCAGCGGCGCTATCCAATGGCGCGCAGATGTTGGTCAACCGTTTGCAAAAAAATCGCAAGCAATTGGAAAAATGGGCCAGAAAAAATGAAGTCAGCTGCTATCGCTTGTATGACGCTGATATGCCGGAATATGCTGCTGCTATTGATCTTTACTTAGGCCAAACCCCACCTAATCGAGCGCCGCAGCTTTATGCTCATGTACAAGAGTATGCTGCGCCCAAGTCAGTCGATGAAGCGCGCGCTGCCCAGCGTTTTGCTGATATTGAAGCGGCTGTACCCTATGCCCTGGATATTCCGGTCAGCCACATCAGCTACAAGCAACGCCGCCGTAACAAGGGCAGTAGCCAGTATGAAAAACTCAACGAGCGCCCGACGGGCGATCTGTTTAGTGTGCAGGAAGGTCAGGCAAAATTACACATTAACCTCTGGCAGTATCTTGATACCGGTTTATTCCTGGATCACCGTCCGGTGCGACACATGATTGCCAATATGGCCAGGGATAAGCGCTTCCTCAATCTGTTTTGTTACACCGCGACTGCCAGCGTACATGCTGCCATGGGGGGCGCGCGCTATACCGTGAGTGTGGACATGTCCAATACTTACCTGAACTGGGCGCGAAAAAACTTTGCCCTCAATGGATTGAGCGAAGCTCGCAACCGCCTGGAGCAAGCTGACTGCCTCAAATGGCTGGAAAATAACGATCAACAATTTGACCTGATCCTGCTTGATCCTCCCAGCTTTTCCAACTCAAAACGTATGGAAGATATTTTGGACATACAGCGTGATCATGTAGAGATGATTCACAACGCCATGCGTTCACTAAGTGAAGAAGGAACGCTTATTTTTTCTAATAACTTGCGCAATTTTAAACTGGACCTGGAAGCGTTGGGGGCTTATAACATTGAGGATATTAGCGCTCGAACCATTGATGAAGACTTTAAGCGCAACCCCAAAATCCACCAGTGTTGGCTGATCCGGCATTGA